One Serinicoccus chungangensis genomic window carries:
- a CDS encoding NADH-quinone oxidoreductase subunit C, whose protein sequence is MPGAAPHAATRRVPVEGWHEAVRAAREEGYAFFDWLSAVDESDAPQEREATDQGDDVAADDAPEETLAPGIEVLCHLLRVRAPGPGGLSRLLLRTRVPEGDALRSVTDLFPGAAWHERETHEMFGLAVEGFDDGTGLGLRPLLLPEGFEGTPLRKDFVLAARASKPWPGAKEPGEGSGETPPSGRRPRKRLLPPGVPDPSWGPRPD, encoded by the coding sequence ATGCCCGGTGCCGCCCCGCACGCCGCCACCCGTCGCGTCCCCGTGGAGGGATGGCACGAGGCCGTCCGCGCCGCCCGCGAGGAGGGGTATGCCTTCTTCGACTGGCTCTCCGCCGTGGACGAGAGCGACGCCCCGCAGGAGCGCGAAGCCACGGACCAGGGCGACGACGTGGCGGCGGACGACGCCCCGGAGGAGACGCTCGCCCCCGGCATCGAGGTCCTGTGCCACCTGCTCCGGGTCCGGGCCCCCGGGCCGGGCGGGCTGAGCCGGCTCCTGCTGCGCACCCGGGTGCCGGAGGGCGACGCGCTGCGCTCGGTGACCGACCTCTTCCCCGGCGCGGCCTGGCACGAGCGGGAGACGCACGAGATGTTCGGCCTCGCCGTCGAGGGCTTCGACGACGGCACGGGGCTCGGGCTGCGGCCGCTGCTGCTGCCGGAGGGCTTCGAGGGGACGCCGCTGCGCAAGGACTTCGTGCTCGCCGCGCGCGCGTCCAAGCCGTGGCCGGGGGCCAAGGAGCCGGGGGAGGGGTCGGGCGAGACGCCCCCGAGCGGGCGACGGCCGCGCAAGCGGCTGCTGCCGCCCGGCGTCCCCGACCCGTCCTGGGGCCCGCGGCCCGACTAG
- a CDS encoding RNA polymerase sigma factor → MREARAGVSDAVLAGDAVTARALVRDTPASEADDLLQELAGLAAEGSTLATELLVEQLDTSGLVRRFVRSALLDPSAVDDVCQDTLISVAGSIRSFRGGARVSTWVHSIVRRRVVDHLRRQRATAPLPPEEEGPAQRMSSMLATRATVRAALTSLPDLYREPVTLRDVEGLTYAEVADRLDRNLGTVKAQIARGRAMVAGALDPAEWSSR, encoded by the coding sequence ATGAGGGAGGCCAGGGCTGGGGTGTCGGACGCCGTGCTCGCCGGGGACGCCGTCACCGCCCGTGCCCTGGTCCGGGACACCCCCGCGTCGGAGGCCGACGACCTGCTGCAGGAGCTGGCCGGGCTCGCCGCCGAGGGGTCCACGCTCGCGACCGAGCTGCTCGTGGAGCAGCTGGACACCTCCGGCCTCGTGCGGCGCTTCGTGCGCAGCGCCCTGCTCGACCCCTCCGCCGTCGACGACGTCTGCCAGGACACCCTCATCTCGGTGGCCGGCTCGATCCGGTCCTTCCGGGGCGGCGCCCGGGTGTCCACCTGGGTGCACAGCATCGTCCGGCGCAGGGTGGTGGACCACCTGCGCCGGCAGCGGGCCACCGCCCCGCTGCCCCCGGAGGAGGAGGGACCCGCGCAACGGATGAGCTCCATGCTGGCGACCCGCGCCACCGTGCGCGCCGCGCTGACCTCGTTGCCGGACCTCTACCGCGAGCCGGTGACGCTGCGGGACGTGGAGGGGCTGACCTACGCCGAGGTCGCCGACCGCCTCGACCGCAACCTCGGCACGGTGAAGGCGCAGATCGCCCGGGGCCGGGCGATGGTCGCCGGCGCCCTGGACCCGGCGGAGTGGAGCTCCCGGTGA
- a CDS encoding protein kinase domain-containing protein has protein sequence MTTPARRVDAGRYTSQEVIGVGSFATVYRAEDDRLDATVVVKILAENHSLNPEVRERFIAEGRALRRVSSPHVVTLFDIGENERQQPYHVLEHADRGTLAERVESLRRTGWAASPQEVLLLAQHLTRALAAVHRAQLVHRDLSPANVLLSSAGVTGAGQPGRRTGLRLVRADERVLVADLGMCKDLAVNSGLTVAGGTTGFRPPEMRGGPARVDGRADLYSLSALVAWVCEGADLPAGLRTVLDRGQAPDPADRQPDVETWLAQVRGALEPMAEDRSAPAVGVGGRRLGALLATPLLALGAAVGWGVAAAGPDDRTASASLGIDGPQELTTGSSATFTVRQDGLRSWVWLLPDGRYVSDEPSVTLTPTLPGQARLVLTARDEQGRELRSVQELTVGPGDG, from the coding sequence GTGACCACACCGGCACGCCGCGTCGACGCGGGCCGCTACACCTCGCAGGAGGTCATCGGCGTCGGCTCCTTCGCCACCGTCTACCGGGCGGAGGACGACCGGCTGGACGCGACCGTGGTCGTCAAGATCCTGGCGGAGAACCACAGCCTCAACCCCGAGGTCCGCGAGCGCTTCATCGCCGAGGGCCGCGCCCTGCGCCGGGTCAGCAGCCCCCACGTCGTCACCCTCTTCGACATCGGCGAGAACGAGCGGCAGCAGCCCTACCACGTCCTGGAGCACGCCGACCGCGGCACGCTCGCCGAGCGGGTCGAGAGCCTGCGACGGACCGGGTGGGCCGCCTCGCCGCAGGAGGTGCTGCTCCTCGCGCAGCACCTGACCAGGGCCCTCGCGGCGGTGCACCGGGCGCAGCTCGTGCACCGCGACCTCAGCCCGGCGAACGTCCTGCTCAGCTCGGCCGGGGTCACGGGTGCGGGGCAGCCCGGGCGCCGGACCGGGCTGCGGCTCGTCCGCGCCGACGAGCGGGTCCTGGTGGCCGACCTCGGCATGTGCAAGGACCTCGCGGTGAACTCCGGGCTCACCGTGGCGGGGGGCACGACCGGCTTCCGGCCGCCGGAGATGCGGGGCGGCCCCGCCCGCGTCGACGGGCGTGCCGACCTCTACTCGCTCTCCGCCCTCGTCGCCTGGGTGTGCGAGGGCGCGGACCTCCCGGCGGGGCTGCGGACGGTGCTCGACCGGGGTCAGGCGCCCGACCCCGCGGACCGCCAGCCGGACGTCGAGACCTGGCTGGCGCAGGTGCGCGGCGCCCTGGAGCCGATGGCCGAGGACCGGTCAGCCCCGGCGGTGGGGGTGGGAGGGCGCCGGCTCGGCGCCCTGCTGGCCACGCCGCTGCTGGCCCTCGGCGCCGCCGTCGGCTGGGGGGTGGCCGCCGCCGGCCCGGACGACCGGACGGCGAGCGCCAGCCTGGGCATCGACGGGCCCCAGGAGCTCACCACGGGCTCCAGCGCCACGTTCACCGTCCGGCAGGACGGCCTGCGCTCGTGGGTGTGGCTCCTTCCCGACGGCCGCTACGTCAGCGACGAGCCCTCCGTCACGCTCACCCCCACGCTGCCCGGGCAGGCCCGCCTCGTCCTCACCGCCCGCGACGAGCAGGGTCGCGAGCTGCGGTCCGTCCAGGAGCTGACGGTCGGCCCCGGGGACGGGTGA
- a CDS encoding OmpA family protein: MRPATRTPGAVVVGTLVVLGAVGPTAAAGEPAPLPGDYEPPRSTVEVYTAWEAPRSSVSFFYTDPEDVGTEELEEALDAEDEGEQTVVQLSDQFLFDFGSAELRPTATRSLDTVVAVLEEGEAPVEVTGHTDSLGGDAVNQPLSEDRAQAVADYLVEQGIEESRITAEGRGSSEPVAPETHDDGRDDPEGRQQNRRVEIRYSEGA, translated from the coding sequence GTGAGGCCCGCGACCCGCACCCCCGGTGCCGTCGTCGTCGGCACCCTCGTCGTGCTCGGTGCCGTCGGCCCGACCGCGGCCGCCGGTGAGCCCGCACCCCTGCCGGGGGACTACGAGCCGCCGCGGTCGACCGTGGAGGTCTACACCGCGTGGGAGGCCCCACGGAGCTCGGTGTCGTTCTTCTACACCGACCCCGAGGACGTCGGGACCGAGGAGCTCGAGGAGGCCCTCGACGCCGAGGACGAGGGTGAGCAGACCGTCGTCCAGCTCTCCGACCAGTTCCTCTTCGACTTCGGCTCGGCCGAGCTGCGCCCCACCGCCACCCGCAGCCTGGACACGGTGGTCGCCGTGCTCGAGGAGGGCGAGGCGCCGGTGGAGGTCACCGGCCACACGGACTCCCTCGGGGGCGACGCCGTCAACCAGCCGCTCTCGGAGGACCGCGCCCAGGCCGTGGCCGACTACCTGGTCGAGCAGGGGATCGAGGAGTCCAGGATCACCGCCGAGGGCCGGGGCTCCTCCGAACCGGTCGCCCCCGAGACCCACGACGACGGGCGCGACGACCCCGAGGGCCGGCAGCAGAACCGCCGGGTCGAGATCAGGTACTCCGAGGGGGCCTGA
- a CDS encoding NADH-quinone oxidoreductase subunit B, protein MDEQVSGPQTTSLPTPRVGAPVERAPRAVQVVLNWGRKYSLWVFNFGLACCAIEFISASMARHDFIRLGVIPFAPGPRQSDLMVVSGTVTDKMAPAIRRLYDQMPEPKYVISFGACSNSGGPYWDSYSVTKGVDQLIPVDVYVPGCPPRPEALLHGIVTLQEQIAAETPGRARARHGSRYADRPVTGAEVTRGLVAPPDHG, encoded by the coding sequence GTGGACGAGCAGGTGAGCGGGCCGCAGACCACCAGCCTGCCGACCCCGCGCGTCGGTGCCCCGGTCGAGCGGGCCCCCCGCGCGGTCCAGGTGGTGCTCAACTGGGGGCGGAAGTACTCCCTGTGGGTCTTCAACTTCGGTCTGGCCTGCTGCGCGATCGAGTTCATCAGCGCCTCCATGGCCCGGCACGACTTCATCCGGCTCGGGGTGATCCCGTTCGCCCCGGGGCCGCGCCAGTCCGACCTCATGGTGGTCTCGGGCACGGTCACCGACAAGATGGCCCCGGCGATCCGTCGGCTCTACGACCAGATGCCGGAGCCGAAGTACGTCATCTCCTTCGGTGCCTGCTCCAACTCCGGCGGGCCCTACTGGGACAGCTACTCGGTCACCAAGGGGGTCGACCAGCTCATCCCGGTCGACGTCTACGTGCCGGGCTGCCCGCCGCGTCCCGAGGCGCTGCTCCACGGCATCGTCACCCTGCAGGAGCAGATCGCCGCGGAGACGCCCGGCCGGGCGCGGGCGCGGCACGGCTCGAGGTATGCCGACCGCCCCGTCACCGGGGCGGAGGTCACCCGTGGCCTGGTCGCACCACCGGACCACGGGTGA
- a CDS encoding NADH-quinone oxidoreductase subunit A, producing MSDYVVVALVTLLGVALVATAMGARRLLAPSDPTPAKVTTYESGVDPVGSGWQQGSVRYLVYALLYVVFAVDAVYLFPWALVLRSDLGPASLVEMGLFIGVLVVALLHVWRRGLLRWW from the coding sequence ATGTCGGACTACGTCGTCGTCGCCCTGGTGACGCTGCTCGGGGTCGCCCTCGTGGCGACCGCCATGGGCGCGCGCCGGCTCCTGGCGCCGAGCGACCCGACCCCCGCCAAGGTGACGACCTACGAGTCCGGCGTCGACCCGGTCGGCTCCGGCTGGCAGCAGGGCAGCGTGCGCTACCTCGTCTACGCCCTGCTCTACGTCGTCTTCGCCGTCGACGCCGTCTACCTCTTCCCCTGGGCCCTGGTGCTGCGCTCGGACCTGGGGCCGGCCAGCCTCGTGGAGATGGGGCTGTTCATCGGCGTCCTCGTCGTGGCCCTCCTGCACGTGTGGCGCCGCGGTCTGCTGCGGTGGTGGTGA
- a CDS encoding serine hydrolase, producing the protein MRRVIGGVLGASLLLTGCTEEYDDDVAATSTPPLVVQTAAPQDAAASSAPAGGSTTTSPPVPVDPADAIGDAELLDAVQWVLGLLEEDAEGPPAQEAAERFAPDLLEEVSPVELGLVLAQVRSAGPYVVTAAVPSSGVGRTATLSLAAQDPLLMTVGVDEQGRIATLLLQPDTSGEPPVVDAWPDLDAALAELGGTSQVVVGHVRGGTCETDYTSAGVEPGGDAFPGASVVKLLVLLAVVDEVEAGALSWDEELTLTADVVSLPSGELQDRPEGSSVQVREAAELMISISDNTATDLLMERVGQRALRAAAVEAGLDPTEVMPVPTTRQIFQLGWQVDSEVRTRWAEAVVPERREAMLADLPAELDVDPATVTEPRWQDGIDWFLTGEQVCSLHARLQQRAAEPAGEPVREILALDPGLPPPEGVGYQAFKGGSLPGVLAMSFYVEPQEGAVGGDGEPAAPEGLVLVVQTRSAEPVDPLRAATIVGAGLQHLVDVGG; encoded by the coding sequence GTGCGGCGGGTCATCGGCGGGGTGCTCGGTGCCTCGCTGCTGCTCACGGGGTGCACCGAGGAGTACGACGACGACGTCGCGGCGACCTCCACCCCGCCGCTGGTGGTCCAGACGGCCGCGCCGCAGGACGCGGCCGCGAGCTCGGCACCGGCCGGCGGCAGCACCACCACCTCTCCGCCGGTACCGGTCGACCCGGCCGACGCCATCGGCGACGCCGAGCTGCTCGACGCGGTCCAGTGGGTGCTCGGCCTGCTGGAGGAGGACGCGGAGGGCCCGCCCGCGCAGGAGGCGGCCGAGCGCTTCGCCCCGGACCTCCTGGAGGAGGTCTCCCCGGTCGAGCTGGGTCTGGTGCTGGCCCAGGTGCGCAGCGCCGGGCCCTACGTCGTCACCGCCGCCGTCCCGAGCTCCGGCGTGGGCCGGACCGCCACGCTGAGCCTGGCGGCCCAGGACCCCCTGCTCATGACGGTCGGTGTGGACGAGCAGGGCCGCATCGCCACCCTGCTCCTGCAGCCGGACACCTCGGGCGAGCCCCCCGTCGTCGACGCGTGGCCCGACCTCGACGCCGCTCTCGCCGAGCTCGGTGGCACCAGCCAGGTGGTCGTCGGCCACGTCCGGGGGGGCACCTGCGAGACGGACTACACCAGTGCCGGGGTGGAGCCCGGTGGCGACGCCTTCCCCGGTGCCTCGGTGGTCAAGCTGCTCGTCCTGCTGGCGGTGGTCGACGAGGTGGAGGCCGGTGCGCTGTCGTGGGACGAGGAGCTGACGCTCACGGCGGACGTCGTGAGCCTGCCCTCCGGGGAGCTGCAGGACCGCCCGGAGGGGTCCTCGGTGCAGGTCCGCGAGGCCGCCGAGCTGATGATCTCGATCAGCGACAACACCGCCACCGACCTCCTCATGGAGCGGGTGGGCCAGCGCGCCCTGCGCGCCGCGGCGGTGGAGGCCGGTCTGGACCCGACCGAGGTCATGCCCGTCCCGACCACCCGGCAGATCTTCCAGCTCGGGTGGCAGGTGGACAGCGAGGTGCGGACCCGCTGGGCCGAGGCCGTCGTCCCCGAGCGGCGGGAGGCGATGCTCGCCGACCTGCCCGCCGAGCTCGACGTCGACCCGGCCACGGTGACCGAGCCGCGCTGGCAGGACGGCATCGACTGGTTCCTCACCGGGGAGCAGGTCTGCTCCCTGCACGCCCGGCTGCAGCAGCGTGCCGCGGAGCCCGCCGGGGAGCCGGTCCGGGAGATCCTCGCGCTCGACCCTGGTCTGCCGCCGCCCGAGGGCGTGGGGTACCAGGCCTTCAAGGGCGGCTCCCTGCCCGGCGTGCTGGCGATGTCGTTCTACGTCGAGCCGCAGGAGGGCGCCGTCGGCGGGGACGGCGAGCCCGCCGCGCCGGAGGGTCTCGTGCTGGTCGTGCAGACGCGCAGCGCGGAGCCGGTCGACCCGCTGCGCGCCGCGACGATCGTCGGCGCCGGCCTGCAGCACCTCGTGGACGTCGGCGGCTAG
- a CDS encoding fructosamine kinase family protein, producing the protein MTRPDEPFTKTRADAPTLFFDREATGLRALAAAGARVPEVLAVSRTGISIEQVPSGGHRTAASEEAFGRELAALHRTTGERYGAVDGEPTAYLGDCPVDLAPCDTLAESWLDRRVVPLARRAVESGRLDPSALADARALGAEHLGPVEPPTLVHGDLWAGNRLVDDRGRSWLVDPCAHYAHREVDLAMMQLFGGFSGRVLAAYVEAFPLSEGWERRTAVFQTVPLLVHVLLFGGGYAVQAGDALRAARG; encoded by the coding sequence ATGACCCGGCCGGACGAACCCTTCACCAAGACCCGCGCGGACGCGCCCACCCTGTTCTTCGACCGGGAGGCCACGGGATTGCGGGCGCTCGCCGCGGCGGGGGCGCGGGTGCCCGAGGTGCTGGCGGTCTCGCGCACCGGCATCAGCATCGAGCAGGTGCCCTCCGGCGGCCACCGCACCGCCGCCTCGGAGGAGGCCTTCGGGCGCGAGCTGGCGGCCCTGCACCGGACCACGGGGGAGCGGTACGGCGCGGTGGACGGCGAGCCCACGGCCTACCTCGGCGACTGCCCGGTGGACCTCGCCCCGTGCGACACCCTCGCGGAGTCCTGGCTCGACCGGCGGGTCGTGCCGCTGGCCCGTCGGGCCGTGGAGTCCGGTCGGCTGGACCCGTCGGCGCTGGCCGACGCCCGGGCGCTGGGGGCCGAGCACCTGGGCCCGGTCGAGCCGCCGACCCTGGTCCACGGGGACCTCTGGGCCGGCAACCGGCTCGTCGACGACCGCGGCCGCAGCTGGCTCGTCGACCCGTGCGCGCACTACGCCCACCGGGAGGTGGACCTCGCGATGATGCAGCTCTTCGGCGGGTTCAGCGGACGGGTGCTCGCGGCCTACGTCGAGGCGTTCCCCCTGTCCGAGGGCTGGGAGCGCAGGACCGCCGTGTTCCAGACCGTGCCGCTGCTCGTGCACGTCCTCCTCTTCGGCGGGGGGTATGCCGTCCAGGCCGGCGACGCGCTGCGCGCGGCCCGCGGCTGA
- a CDS encoding low molecular weight protein-tyrosine-phosphatase: MHIMTVCLGNVCRSPAAEAVLVRSLDEAGIEGVSVSSAGTADYHVGERPNPASVTEGERRGYAFTTRGAQFGADDFDRADLVLAMDSSNEDDLLALARTPEEAARVVRLGAFAPDAGEGVRDVPDPWGLSREAFVAMYDQVEEAVAGLVAAIREGRVEEVVTAQRARR; encoded by the coding sequence ATGCACATCATGACCGTCTGCCTGGGCAACGTCTGCCGCTCCCCCGCCGCCGAGGCGGTCCTCGTCCGCTCGCTCGACGAGGCCGGCATCGAGGGCGTGAGCGTGAGCTCGGCCGGGACGGCCGACTACCACGTGGGTGAGCGGCCGAACCCGGCCTCCGTCACCGAGGGCGAGCGCCGCGGGTATGCCTTCACCACGCGGGGGGCGCAGTTCGGCGCCGACGACTTCGACCGGGCGGACCTCGTCCTCGCCATGGACTCCTCGAACGAGGACGACCTGCTGGCGCTGGCGCGCACGCCCGAGGAGGCGGCCAGGGTGGTGCGGCTGGGCGCCTTCGCCCCGGACGCGGGCGAGGGCGTCCGTGACGTGCCCGACCCGTGGGGGCTGTCGCGCGAGGCGTTCGTGGCGATGTACGACCAGGTCGAGGAGGCCGTGGCCGGGCTGGTCGCCGCGATCCGGGAGGGCCGCGTCGAGGAGGTCGTCACCGCGCAGCGGGCCCGGCGCTGA
- a CDS encoding SDR family NAD(P)-dependent oxidoreductase, whose amino-acid sequence MAQTVADEAAAALGWEHLVPPDLSGRTVVVTGASDGIGRESALHLARWGARLVLPVRNRAKGERARARLLRESAADRADAVTLVDLDLTESLLPVVRERVVLVTSHAHTSGRMDHDDPHFRRTRWTLPRAYSRSKLTAMLWGLDLGARMPAGTQVQLTHPGWVVTNLQNASGNAHVDRLVTAASRPLAMTPAQGAAAVLFSLTQPLPPGSYVGPDGWQHLRGRPTLIRRSARALDRSEAARTAAWMRREVGLDAGGPVPGPRAPA is encoded by the coding sequence ATGGCGCAGACCGTCGCGGACGAGGCCGCTGCCGCCCTCGGGTGGGAGCACCTGGTGCCGCCGGACCTGTCGGGTCGGACCGTGGTGGTGACCGGGGCGAGCGACGGGATCGGGCGGGAGAGCGCCCTGCACCTGGCCCGGTGGGGTGCCCGGCTGGTCCTGCCGGTGCGCAACCGCGCGAAGGGGGAGCGGGCCCGCGCCCGGCTGCTGCGGGAGAGCGCCGCGGACCGGGCCGACGCGGTCACGCTCGTCGACCTGGACCTCACCGAGTCGCTCCTGCCCGTCGTGCGCGAGAGGGTGGTCCTGGTCACGTCGCACGCGCACACGTCCGGCCGGATGGACCACGACGACCCCCACTTCCGGCGGACCCGGTGGACCCTGCCCCGGGCCTACTCCCGGTCCAAGCTCACCGCGATGCTCTGGGGGCTGGACCTCGGCGCCCGTATGCCCGCGGGCACCCAGGTGCAGCTGACCCACCCCGGGTGGGTGGTGACCAACCTGCAGAACGCCAGCGGCAACGCGCACGTCGACCGCCTCGTCACCGCGGCCAGCCGGCCGCTGGCCATGACCCCCGCCCAGGGGGCGGCGGCCGTGCTCTTCTCGCTGACCCAGCCGCTTCCCCCGGGGTCCTACGTGGGGCCCGACGGGTGGCAGCACCTGCGGGGTCGGCCCACGCTCATCCGGCGCTCGGCGCGGGCCCTGGACCGCTCCGAGGCCGCCCGAACCGCCGCCTGGATGCGGCGCGAGGTGGGTCTGGACGCAGGTGGGCCCGTGCCCGGGCCCCGCGCACCCGCCTGA
- a CDS encoding lipid II:glycine glycyltransferase FemX: MTLTLETATDRASYMAALLDQPVSSPLQGWGYGEARRTLGQEPVRYLVRQGGRTVGAVQLMRKSLAPGVSTLYAPRGPVLADRSLLPEFARAVRQVARRTDHFLTIEPPEPLVAGDSPEQEDLAAEQAVIPDRIGPFRRARTEQPEHTILIDTSQEPDTVFAGLHKMARRNVRTAERMGVQAGRDDSFEDFWEIFTATNERSSLGAFPRHYYETLLREADQDGAEAYLLLSRHEGRALAGGFFLGLGDTTAYLYGGSVRDDRPPSEGEKRKDAKAPDAFYWSAITDAHEHGYSRLDLWGIPRLLDEKKHSFGVLRMKLKFGSHRYWFPAYDLALSPLSTPLRTALKVRRSYLNYRSFGTTDDIL, translated from the coding sequence ATGACCCTGACCCTGGAGACGGCCACCGACCGCGCGTCCTACATGGCAGCCCTGCTCGACCAGCCGGTGAGCAGCCCGCTGCAGGGGTGGGGCTACGGCGAGGCCCGGCGGACGCTGGGCCAGGAGCCGGTGCGCTACCTCGTCCGCCAGGGCGGGCGCACCGTGGGGGCCGTGCAGCTGATGCGCAAGTCGCTCGCCCCGGGCGTCAGCACGTTGTACGCCCCCCGCGGGCCGGTCCTGGCCGACCGCTCGCTGCTGCCCGAGTTCGCCCGCGCGGTCCGCCAGGTGGCGCGCCGCACGGACCACTTCCTCACCATCGAGCCGCCCGAGCCCCTCGTCGCCGGGGACAGCCCCGAGCAGGAGGACCTGGCGGCCGAGCAGGCGGTCATCCCCGACCGGATCGGCCCCTTCCGGCGGGCCCGGACCGAGCAGCCCGAGCACACCATCCTCATCGACACCAGCCAGGAGCCGGACACCGTCTTCGCCGGTCTGCACAAGATGGCCCGCCGCAACGTGCGGACGGCCGAACGGATGGGGGTGCAGGCCGGCCGCGACGACAGCTTCGAGGACTTCTGGGAGATCTTCACCGCGACCAACGAGCGGTCCAGCCTCGGCGCCTTCCCGCGCCACTACTACGAGACCCTCCTGCGGGAGGCCGACCAGGACGGCGCCGAGGCCTACCTGCTGCTCTCCCGGCACGAGGGGCGCGCGCTCGCGGGCGGCTTCTTCCTCGGCCTCGGCGACACCACGGCCTACCTCTACGGCGGGTCGGTGCGCGACGACCGCCCGCCCTCGGAGGGCGAGAAGCGCAAGGACGCCAAGGCGCCGGACGCGTTCTACTGGTCCGCGATCACCGACGCCCACGAGCACGGCTACTCCCGGCTCGACCTGTGGGGCATCCCCCGGCTGCTGGACGAGAAGAAGCACTCCTTCGGGGTGCTGCGGATGAAGCTCAAGTTCGGGTCGCACCGCTACTGGTTCCCGGCCTACGACCTGGCGCTCTCGCCGCTGAGCACCCCGCTGCGCACCGCGCTCAAGGTGCGCCGCTCCTACCTCAACTACCGCAGCTTCGGCACCACCGACGACATCCTCTGA
- a CDS encoding TraR/DksA family transcriptional regulator, translating into MDDHARTELEAKRAEVVAQMEQLSAPIQDQGSISFGKRVGDGTAMAVDRLTAVGAHDNLQGLLDEIGTALEAVEDGSYGRCRVCGEAIPEGRLEARPWATTCVRHG; encoded by the coding sequence ATGGACGACCACGCGCGCACCGAGCTGGAGGCCAAGCGGGCCGAGGTGGTCGCGCAGATGGAGCAGCTCAGCGCCCCCATCCAGGACCAGGGCAGCATCTCCTTCGGCAAACGGGTCGGGGACGGCACCGCGATGGCGGTCGACCGGCTGACCGCGGTGGGCGCCCACGACAACCTGCAGGGCCTGCTGGACGAGATCGGTACGGCGCTGGAGGCGGTCGAGGACGGCAGCTACGGCCGCTGCCGGGTGTGCGGCGAGGCCATCCCGGAGGGACGCCTCGAGGCCCGTCCCTGGGCCACCACCTGTGTGCGCCACGGCTGA